Proteins encoded by one window of uncultured Celeribacter sp.:
- a CDS encoding MOSC domain-containing protein, whose protein sequence is MRPVTLLTGCAAPLPGSTALSGICKTPVSHPLTLGTQGFEGDEQADRRVHGGIEKAVHHYPLDHYSDWRAELSDLPALTAPGGFGENISTAGLTETEVAVGDIFRLGGALIQVSQGRQPCWKLNHRFGVPDLARRVQQTGRTGWYYRVLQTGTVAPGDRLELIDRLAPDWTLRRLWHALYVDRMNLTELAGIAALNVLAEGWRKYAVRRLESRRVEDWSARLDGTQ, encoded by the coding sequence ATGAGGCCCGTCACACTCCTGACAGGTTGCGCCGCTCCCCTGCCCGGCAGCACGGCGTTAAGCGGGATCTGCAAGACTCCGGTCTCCCACCCGCTGACGCTCGGCACGCAGGGGTTCGAAGGCGACGAACAGGCCGACCGGCGGGTGCATGGCGGCATCGAGAAGGCTGTCCATCACTATCCGCTCGATCATTACAGCGACTGGCGCGCGGAACTCAGTGACCTTCCGGCGCTGACCGCTCCCGGCGGGTTCGGCGAGAATATCTCGACCGCCGGGCTCACCGAAACGGAAGTCGCCGTCGGCGATATATTCCGGCTGGGCGGCGCGCTGATCCAGGTCTCGCAGGGGCGCCAGCCCTGCTGGAAGCTCAACCACCGCTTCGGTGTGCCCGACTTGGCGCGGCGCGTGCAGCAGACCGGACGCACGGGATGGTATTACCGGGTGCTCCAGACCGGCACAGTTGCCCCCGGCGACCGGCTGGAGCTGATCGACCGCCTAGCACCGGACTGGACCTTGCGGCGGCTCTGGCACGCGCTCTACGTGGACCGGATGAACCTTACGGAACTCGCAGGCATCGCCGCGCTCAATGTCCTGGCCGAGGGTTGGCGCAAATACGCGGTCCGACGGTTGGAAAGCCGCCGGGTCGAGGACTGGAGCGCAAGACTGGACGGTACACAATGA
- the pdxY gene encoding pyridoxal kinase: MKRPPFVISIQSQVVFGHVGNSAALFPMQAAGLEVAAIPTVVFSNTPDYPTLRGRALPPEFFSDLLQGARERGLPERADYILTGYIGSLDVAEMVADFVTEAKAANPRLRYICDPVMGDEGPGLYVPEAIAGVMRDRLLPMADLTTPNPFELAWLTGQGIHTLTDLQAAREALHIAPEAHLVATGCVLDDSAEGQLETVILGPDGIIRHPTERLPIALPGTGDLFAGLVVAGIGRGLPLPRAVEMAQTLTARALSHAKALGAGEVVLSEPEFRRALLSLGSG; encoded by the coding sequence ATGAAACGCCCCCCTTTCGTCATTTCGATCCAGAGCCAGGTGGTCTTCGGCCATGTCGGCAATTCCGCGGCGCTCTTCCCGATGCAGGCGGCGGGGCTCGAGGTCGCGGCGATCCCCACCGTGGTCTTCTCGAACACCCCCGATTACCCGACCCTGCGCGGCCGCGCCCTGCCGCCCGAGTTCTTCTCGGACCTACTGCAAGGCGCGCGTGAACGCGGCCTTCCCGAACGGGCGGACTACATCCTCACCGGCTATATCGGCTCGCTCGACGTGGCCGAGATGGTGGCGGATTTCGTGACCGAGGCGAAGGCCGCGAACCCGCGCCTGCGCTATATCTGCGATCCGGTGATGGGCGACGAGGGGCCGGGCCTTTACGTGCCCGAGGCCATCGCCGGTGTGATGCGCGACCGATTGCTGCCGATGGCCGATCTTACCACGCCCAACCCGTTCGAACTGGCCTGGCTCACCGGGCAGGGGATCCACACGCTGACCGATCTTCAGGCTGCGCGCGAGGCGCTGCACATCGCACCCGAAGCGCATCTGGTCGCCACCGGCTGCGTGCTCGACGACTCCGCCGAAGGTCAGCTTGAAACGGTCATCCTTGGCCCCGACGGCATCATCCGCCACCCGACCGAACGCCTGCCCATTGCCCTGCCCGGCACCGGCGATCTCTTCGCCGGGCTGGTGGTCGCCGGGATCGGGCGGGGCCTGCCCCTGCCCCGCGCCGTCGAGATGGCGCAGACCCTCACCGCCCGTGCACTCAGCCACGCGAAGGCGCTCGGCGCCGGCGAGGT